One Paenisporosarcina sp. FSL H8-0542 genomic region harbors:
- a CDS encoding AAA family ATPase, translated as MESHINILIVSEGEQSTAQLKIIAESFSKSVTTVNYPEAIREMNRETRDIVIVSQFETEASVELVQSIRMVNPACLLLFVANESDFSLLRSIIRSGADEFFVFPDEASLFASRFPTIVKNYEIKKNSMEEAAVTYGRNRGKIFSFYSGKGGSGRTLIASSVAQTLKLESTAEVILIDLNTQYGGIENVFSIESNRSLADLMPVVEELNESHIRNVSETQEDSKLEILISPCDAEIAESIDEEFIAKLIRTCRRSFDYVLIDLPSHMNTQVVTALEESDKVFYILAPETSALKTLKQFETLSTRLGISLANRMEIVLNELAKENEVQQSDLKNVLRFPVAASIRRDIKGLQPYINKGMPVRKVQKERKLIPFAKDIRKFARDVLKQ; from the coding sequence ATGGAATCACATATAAATATTTTGATTGTTAGTGAAGGGGAGCAAAGCACGGCGCAACTAAAAATAATTGCTGAAAGTTTTTCAAAAAGCGTAACTACGGTTAATTATCCAGAAGCCATTCGTGAAATGAATCGGGAAACACGAGATATTGTGATTGTTTCTCAATTTGAAACAGAAGCTTCTGTGGAATTGGTTCAATCGATTCGAATGGTTAACCCGGCATGTCTGCTATTGTTTGTTGCCAATGAATCTGACTTTTCATTGCTCCGTTCAATCATTCGTTCAGGAGCGGATGAGTTCTTCGTATTCCCTGATGAAGCCAGTTTATTTGCCAGCCGATTCCCAACTATCGTAAAAAACTATGAAATTAAGAAGAATTCGATGGAAGAAGCAGCTGTAACCTATGGGAGGAATCGGGGGAAGATTTTTTCTTTCTATAGTGGAAAAGGTGGAAGTGGCCGTACATTAATTGCTTCTTCAGTTGCTCAAACTTTAAAGCTTGAGTCAACGGCGGAAGTGATTTTGATCGATTTGAACACTCAGTACGGTGGAATCGAAAACGTCTTTTCTATTGAATCTAACCGTTCGCTGGCCGACTTAATGCCAGTAGTTGAGGAATTAAATGAAAGTCATATCCGGAATGTATCGGAAACGCAGGAAGATTCCAAGCTAGAAATTCTCATTAGCCCTTGTGACGCGGAAATTGCAGAATCAATCGATGAAGAGTTTATTGCCAAATTGATTCGTACATGCAGACGTTCATTTGATTACGTGTTAATTGATTTGCCAAGTCATATGAATACACAGGTTGTTACAGCATTAGAAGAGTCAGACAAAGTATTTTACATATTAGCTCCTGAAACTTCAGCACTCAAAACGTTGAAGCAGTTCGAGACACTGAGCACAAGGCTCGGCATTTCATTGGCAAATCGCATGGAAATCGTGCTGAATGAACTGGCCAAAGAAAACGAAGTCCAGCAAAGTGATTTGAAAAATGTACTGCGTTTTCCGGTTGCTGCTTCCATTCGCAGGGACATTAAGGGGTTACAACCCTATATCAATAAAGGCATGCCCGTCAGAAAAGTGCAGAAAGAGCGTAAATTAATCCCATTTGCCAAAGATATTCGAAAGTTTGCACGAGATGTATTAAAGCAATAG
- a CDS encoding SAF domain-containing protein, protein MLEAKRRAAVFFILAFILAAATGYMVLQKVKDLNSELGAMTKIYVANGEILSREVIQEDQVTVMEIPNKFVVKDSHITSFEELQYQVSVLPLKEGDIITKSMIKPATTLQNENNRLVSLNSSEKIQFDQVIESLDRVDIVVSTDNNGDRKTTMFMKDVVVRWALGDKEGMRGIAVEVTAEQAPKLIHMQNYADHIRILKANVGQNSLPLEETEEQATQEDAAAQPKSEAKPATPPATKPAPTQPKDNTKKETPKAAGTTSGSGQ, encoded by the coding sequence ATGTTAGAGGCAAAAAGGCGTGCGGCTGTATTCTTTATTTTGGCCTTTATTTTAGCGGCCGCCACTGGGTATATGGTCCTTCAGAAAGTTAAAGACTTAAATTCCGAATTAGGAGCAATGACAAAAATTTATGTGGCTAATGGAGAGATTCTTTCTCGAGAAGTAATTCAGGAAGACCAAGTAACCGTTATGGAAATTCCAAATAAGTTTGTAGTTAAAGATTCTCATATCACATCGTTCGAAGAACTGCAGTACCAAGTTTCCGTCCTGCCTCTCAAGGAAGGGGATATCATCACCAAAAGCATGATCAAACCAGCTACAACACTACAAAATGAAAATAATAGGTTGGTCAGCTTAAATAGCTCAGAAAAAATTCAATTTGACCAAGTAATCGAAAGTCTAGATCGAGTAGATATTGTTGTATCGACTGATAATAATGGCGATCGCAAAACGACCATGTTCATGAAAGATGTGGTAGTAAGATGGGCGTTAGGTGATAAAGAAGGCATGAGAGGGATTGCAGTCGAAGTGACGGCTGAACAAGCACCTAAACTAATACATATGCAAAATTATGCTGATCATATTCGAATATTAAAAGCTAATGTTGGTCAAAATAGCCTGCCTCTAGAAGAAACTGAAGAACAAGCAACGCAGGAGGATGCAGCCGCACAGCCAAAGTCGGAAGCTAAACCAGCAACTCCACCAGCAACGAAGCCTGCACCTACACAACCAAAAGATAATACAAAAAAAGAAACACCGAAAGCAGCAGGAACGACTTCAGGCAGCGGACAGTAA
- a CDS encoding homoserine dehydrogenase, with protein sequence MATIQAAILGFGTVGQGIYQILNEKKDQLKESLGLDIDIKAILIRDKTKSRMAAPDVLFTDNFDEIEAIPDLQIVFEAIVGEDPAYDYLCKAIQKGCHVITANKVMFSKHGLELQELANRQGVHVGYEATTAGGVPIISTLKNILLVNQVQRIQGILNGTSNYILTQMRVQESSFQDALEEAKLLGYAEADPFNDISGQDAFRKLMILSNLAFGKQPKWDDVSIEGIGDITLEQVLGAAREGLRFRHVAEIVEKVDGSLHASVGPRLVGPEHPLYAIEGVNNAIALETDYMGTLTLVGPGAGKLPTASAMVKDYAEIIGKRTQILVTI encoded by the coding sequence ATGGCGACGATTCAAGCAGCAATCTTAGGTTTTGGCACAGTTGGTCAAGGTATTTACCAAATACTTAATGAGAAAAAGGATCAATTAAAAGAATCACTTGGATTAGATATAGACATCAAAGCAATTCTGATAAGGGATAAGACAAAAAGCCGCATGGCAGCTCCAGATGTATTGTTCACTGACAACTTTGATGAAATTGAAGCTATCCCAGATCTTCAAATTGTTTTTGAAGCCATTGTGGGAGAAGACCCTGCTTACGATTATTTATGTAAGGCCATTCAAAAAGGTTGTCATGTCATTACGGCTAATAAAGTCATGTTCTCAAAGCATGGCTTGGAGTTACAGGAACTTGCAAATAGGCAAGGTGTCCATGTGGGATATGAAGCAACTACAGCTGGCGGTGTTCCCATAATTTCAACTTTGAAAAATATTCTTCTAGTAAATCAGGTTCAAAGAATTCAAGGGATATTAAATGGAACATCAAATTACATCTTAACTCAAATGAGGGTGCAAGAAAGCAGTTTTCAGGATGCTTTGGAGGAAGCAAAGTTACTGGGGTACGCAGAGGCAGATCCTTTCAATGACATTTCAGGTCAAGACGCATTTCGAAAGCTTATGATATTGAGTAATTTAGCATTCGGTAAACAACCAAAGTGGGATGATGTATCGATTGAAGGAATAGGAGATATCACTCTTGAACAAGTACTGGGGGCTGCAAGGGAGGGTTTGCGTTTCAGACATGTGGCAGAAATTGTCGAAAAGGTAGATGGGTCCTTACATGCAAGTGTTGGTCCAAGATTGGTAGGTCCAGAGCATCCTTTGTATGCAATTGAGGGAGTAAATAACGCAATTGCACTTGAAACGGATTACATGGGAACTTTAACTTTAGTGGGCCCGGGAGCAGGTAAATTACCGACTGCAAGTGCCATGGTGAAAGATTATGCAGAAATTATCGGCAAACGGACTCAAATTTTAGTTACCATATAA
- a CDS encoding homoserine O-acetyltransferase: MATGSVTIGNFQLESGEWLEHVELSYETLGPSEAPVVLVCHALTGNQYAVGSKESPGWWSGLIGPGKNIDTDSFRVITLNVLGGCSGTTGPLTINPSTGNPYRSSFPTITIRDMVHAEKKALQALGINRLHAVVGGSLGGMRVLEWGLLYPKDMDILIPLAVTPYLSDTGIAFNYIGIHAIETDANYLNGNYTCSSDIKGFETARMAGLVTYRSEQLHKNRFARKTRSDGLFEIESYMKYQGVKLANRFDANSYLTLLRAMNTHDIGRDRGGIEIAAKQFEAKVITIAFTYDLLYPPEDICSFAHLVPDHHFCMVNTRFGHDGFLTEFETWGDILSVHLGVKSWRRFKQQS, translated from the coding sequence ATGGCAACAGGAAGTGTGACAATCGGGAATTTTCAACTAGAGTCTGGAGAATGGCTTGAGCATGTTGAACTTTCATATGAAACTCTTGGTCCTTCAGAAGCACCAGTTGTTTTGGTTTGTCATGCGTTAACTGGCAATCAATATGCCGTTGGATCAAAGGAATCACCGGGCTGGTGGAGCGGGTTAATTGGACCGGGAAAGAATATTGATACCGACTCTTTTCGAGTTATTACACTGAATGTCCTTGGAGGATGCTCGGGTACGACGGGGCCGTTGACCATCAATCCCTCTACAGGCAATCCATATCGATCATCCTTTCCGACAATTACAATTCGCGATATGGTTCATGCGGAAAAAAAGGCATTACAGGCTTTGGGTATTAATCGGCTTCATGCGGTAGTTGGTGGGTCACTTGGTGGCATGCGTGTTCTGGAGTGGGGATTACTTTATCCAAAAGATATGGATATTCTTATTCCTTTAGCAGTTACCCCTTATCTAAGTGACACAGGTATTGCTTTTAACTACATTGGAATCCATGCAATTGAGACGGATGCGAATTATCTCAATGGAAACTATACCTGTTCCTCGGATATCAAGGGGTTTGAAACGGCTCGAATGGCGGGGCTGGTTACTTATCGTAGTGAACAATTACATAAGAACCGTTTTGCCAGAAAGACCAGAAGCGATGGATTGTTCGAAATCGAATCCTATATGAAATATCAAGGGGTAAAACTGGCTAACCGTTTTGATGCGAATAGCTACCTTACCTTGTTAAGAGCAATGAATACCCATGATATCGGAAGGGATAGAGGGGGTATAGAAATTGCGGCAAAGCAATTTGAAGCAAAAGTGATTACCATAGCATTCACATATGATTTACTATATCCACCTGAGGACATTTGCTCTTTTGCGCATCTCGTTCCTGATCATCATTTCTGTATGGTCAACACACGATTCGGTCATGATGGCTTTCTGACTGAATTTGAGACATGGGGAGATATATTATCTGTTCACTTGGGGGTAAAGTCATGGCGACGATTCAAGCAGCAATCTTAG